In the Alistipes provencensis genome, CACCACACAACCGGCCATACAGACCACTATGTATTTGAAGATATCTAAGTAAAATGAATAATCGAAACAAGCATATCGCATCCGCAGAAATACCAACGAGACGAGCGCGAAGAATAACAAACAGAAAAATTCGACCATGCCCACCTCCACAAAGGAGATGTGATCGGACAGTAATAACCGGACGCATACGAACAATATAGTGGCCCCCACCCCGATCACTGCCAGATGCACATACAATTTCGCCGAATAAAAAACAGTTCTTACCAGATTCATGACAGCAATACACAAGCCGCCCAAAAAGTACCAAGGCATCACACTCGCCAGATTCTCAATATCACCCGCCCCAAATTTTCCCCGCTGTAACAATATTCGAAGCACTGGTTGCATATAGACGATCGTAAAGATACTGACCACCAAAATGAAGAGTACAGCCATCCGAACGGCCCGTTCAAAAGCGTCCAATGCGACACGGATCCTGCGTAGATCTTTACTACTCAGCTCTTTCGCCAAATCGGGGAAAGAAACCGTTGCAAGCCCCATGCTTGCCGCCACGGAAAGAAAACCGCTGAAGCTATGAGCATAGCCTAGATACGACACTGCCCCCGGTGCCAGAATGCCTCCCCACTGATAGGCGATAAATCCGAACGCCGTGAACGGAAGCAGTGAAACGGTGATCAAGAGCATTCGCCCCGACAATTGCGAGATGCGCACATAATCGCGGCACACAGTACACAAGGTAGAATCGACTCTCTGACGGGCGGCGATGCGATAGATGATGAACTGCACGATCGTAGCGGCAGTCATGCCCAATGCTACTGAAAGTACTCCGATACGGGGGCCGATCATCAGTACCGAGACAATAATAGCCATATAGACCAACAGTGGAATCACTGAGATCAAGACAAAACGTTTGAAATAATTGTGGACACAGGCCCAAAAACCATTGACGAGCGAAAAACAAGTCGATGCCCAGAACAACAGACACAACCCAACCGCCAACGGATAAGTCTCTTCATTGAGCGCCCCGGGATAAATCCGATCAAGATTACAGTAAGTCAAGGTCCCTCCGACCAGCGAAAAAAGTAAACTAAAGAAGACCACACGTTTTCGGACAACCATAATGTAACCAGGTAGCCGTTTCGGCCCTATCTCTGCAAAGACCGGGATAAAAACCGAAGCAAAGATCACGGGAGCTACACCGGTTATGATCGTCGGAATCGAGTGCAAAGCAAAAAAGAGGTCGATCTGGGGTCCCGCACCAAAATACTTGGCATATAGCACTTGGCATAAAAAGCCCAAAATGCCGCTTAGAATGAAAAATAGGGTGATATAGAGAGACTTCTTCAACATGGTGCCTAAACCTCGGTTTTCCGGTTATCGTATGCTTCGAATACAGAATTTTTTGATTTGAACTCCGGCACGGTCCGCTTCATCAGGCGGATCATGTCCGGGATGTTCACGGAACGCGACAGCGTCTCGAGTTCCTCGGCGACCTCCTGAGCTTCGCCATAGTCGTATTCCCGAACCTTCGCAATTCGGATGCGGTCGTGGGGCGTCGGAAGCGTGTTCTCCTTGTTCGACAGCACCTCCTCGTAGAGTTTCTCACCCGGCCGCAGGCCCGTATATTCGATTTTGATATCCCGTTCGGGCTCGAAGCCCGCCAACTCGATCATCCGCCGGGCCAGGTGGGCAATCTTCACCGAAACGCCCATGTCGAAGACGAAAATCTCGTTGCCCCCGGACATCGTGGCCGCCTCCATCACCAGCCGGCAGGCCTCCGGGATCGTCATAAAGAAACGCGTGATATCCGGGTGTGTAACCGTCACCGGACCGCCCTTGGCAATCTGCTCCCGGAAACGCGGAATCACCGAACCGTTCGACCCCAACACATTCCCGAAACGCGTCGTCACGAATTTTGTCTTGCCTTTCGTTACGCCCTGCTCGATCGACAGCCCCAACGACTGCACATAAATCTCCGCAAGGCGTTTCGTGCAACCCATCACATTCGTCGGGTTCACTGCCTTGTCCGTCGAGATCATCACCATCTTCTCCACATCGTACGCCAGACACTTGTCCGCCACGTTGCGCGTTCCGGCAACATTCACCAGCACGGCCTCGCAGGGATTTTCCTCCATCAGCGGAACGTGCTTGTACGCCGCGGCGTGAAATACCACCTGGGGACGGTAGGTCCGGAATGCAAAATCCAGACGCCGTTCGATGCGGATATCCCCGATAACCGGTTCGAAATGCAACTCCGGATAACGCTCCTCCAGTTCCAACCGCAGGTTGTGCATCGGGGTCTCCCCGTTGTCGAACAGGATCAGTTCCTTCACCCCGAACGTCGCCAACTGACGGCACAGCTCCGAGCCGATCGATCCGGCGGCACCCGTCACAAGCACCGTCTTACCCGCGAAGTTGGCCTCGATCTCCGACATCGAAATCTCGATCTCGGGGCGTCCCAGCAGGTCTTCGATCTTGATCTCGCGGATCGACTGCTTCATGATCTTGCCGTCGATGACCTCGTCGATCGGCGGCGATATCAGCACCTTGACGCCTTTTTCTGCGCAGTAATTGATCAGGCGCTCCTGCTCCTCCTGCGCATCGTCGTTCGTGGCGAACAGCACGGCATCGATATCGAAACGGTCGCGCAGGTACTCCATGCTTCCGGCATCCTCGAAATAGTAGACCGGACAGTCCGCGACCGTATGGTTCCGCAGGCGCTTACCGTATGTCAGGAACCCCGCCACGCGATAGTGGGGCGAGTTCTGCAGCCGCGGAACCAGCGACACCGACTTGTCGCCCGTGCCGTAAACCAGCACCCGGCTGCAGTTGTCGCGGCGCGTCTGCTTCAGCTTGATCAGGTCGTAGACAACGATCATGCAGAGGCGCAGGCCCAGCAGCAGGAACAGGGTGACCAGGGCATCCAGCAGGAAGCCCAGGGAGATTGCCGTAAACGGCGGATATGGTTTTTGGGGAAGGAGCAGGACATAGCCGAACAGCAGGATGTCCTTGAAGAGAACCGCGGCGCCGAGTTTCCAGATCTCACGCAGCGTTGAGTGGCGGATGATGCTCCGGAACGTGCGGAAAAGGACGAACGGAACGACACTCAGCACACACGAACCCGCCAGCAGCCACAGGCCGTACCAGAAGGTAAAGACCGGGTTCGGAAAAAGACCGCGTATCAGCAAATACGCAATAAAGGTGGAAAAGACCGAAACGCACGTGTCGATAACGAGAATCAACCACGACGAAAAATAGCGTGACGACAGGTACTTTTCAGCACCCAGCCGTGACAGCAGGCGGTAAAGCATTAGAGAGGTGAATTATAGCTCCGGAACGTTGGAGGGCAACTACCCGGAAACCGGTAAAAACCGCGCAACCCAAGGAAAATCCATGGCGGTCCTTACTGTTTGAAATTACGAAGGCGGTCGGAACACCCCGTTGCCTTCGTATTAAAATATCGGATTAATCGTATTTCAGATACCCCGGCGCGGCAGACGGCCGTCCGGGGAAAGCGGATTTTGTTTCAGGCGATCTTCTCCAGGAAACACCCCGGAATATAAGTCGTCGCCACGGCTACGACGCCTTCGATCGAGACGATCAGGCGCCGGTTGCCCTTGATGCGTTTGATATACCCTTCAGCCCCCTTGAAAGGCCCCTCCGTGACGCGCACCCGGTCGCCCGAACGCAGGTCCGAAGGCTCTTCGCCGAGGTATTCCAGCCCGGGATCGTCGGTCGAGGTGACCAGCATGAAAACGTTCATCTCGAGGTCGGAAATGACAGCCGGTTTCCGGGTGTCCCGGTCGAAATAGGTCATCAGGGGAGTCGTGTTCTTCAGCCGCTTGGTCAATTCGAGTACATATTGCTCGGGCCCGCGAACGAACATCAGCGACGAAACGGCCGGCTCGCGCCGCCGGATGGTCCGCCCGCCGACGGTCGTTTCCACGCAGCGCAGCGGAATATAGCTCTTCACCCCGTCCTGTGCGAGAAATCTTTCGACCTCGAACACCCGGTTGTAAAAAACTTTCAGTGCATACCAGTGTTCTTCGTCGCCGTGCTGATCGAACATAGTTGATAAAAGGGCATACTCCATAATCCCCCGCAGATAATAAATCCGTCATCCGACACGATTATTCTACGAGGCAATCGGGGGTTGGCCGCTGAAACTCCGGCTCTCGGTCACCTTTGCTTCTGAACCAGAAGCGATGCCGAACCCCTGTAAATGAATAGCCTCTGTGCAAGAGGCATTTTTACTACACAAAAGTATGGATTATTGCCCGAATAACCAAATATTTCCATTCAAATATTCTCCCCAAGAAACTATTCCGACCATATCGACAACAAAAAAGGCCGACCGGCAAAAAATGTCGGTCGGCCTTTTCATCCGTACTGCAGTCTATCGTTGCAGCGCCATGTGGGCAGCGGTGCAGGCACGCTGCGGCCACGGGGAGTTCGCCGGCCCCGTCAACCCCATGTCGAACGCGATCAGCTTGCAGGCCGCGCCGTCCTTCAGGTTGACATAGACCATCCCGTCATCGGCGATCACCGGCGAGGACCACATATTGGTCCCCAGCCGTTTCTTGAAGAGCAGCGTTCCGTCGGGTTTGACGACGTGGTACCAGCCCGCATTGTCGCCGCAGTGGATATTGCCGTAGCAGTCCACGGCGGGCGTACCGCCGAATCCGTCGGCGCAGAGATACTGCCATATCTGCCGCCCGGTCTGGCCGTCGAGGGCGGCAATCTGTCCGCCGACCTTGTTCACCGAGATATAGACCGTGCCGTCGGCGCCCAGCACCGGACCGCTGAAATCGATCTTTCCAGCCGGATCGGGCGTGAACACCCAACGTTGATTACCCGCCGCGTCGCAGGAAACAACGGCTCCTACACCACTTTTCTGTACCCCGGCGTATGAGTGCCTTGCCACATAGGTTGTAACAGTTGCTTTAATTTTCAACCGTTTGGCAATATCCCGCAAAGTCCGCATCTGAAAACTCAATGTCGTTTCCTTGTTGCCTTTCGACCGCATCCACCCCTCGAAAGCACTCAAAAATGCTTCGTCTATCTGACCGAACGTATAGGACAGCGGTTTATCTGCGTTAAAAGATTTCAGCACGTTGTAGGAGTTCAGATAGGCATAGGCATTGCCGACGGCTCCCTCCCGTTTGAGTTGTTCCACCGTCCGCAAATAGAAACTCTCGACCGTCTCGGACTGAATTTGCTCACGGGATTGCTCCTTTACGAGCGTTTCAGCCGTATAATCTTCATCGCGGGCGGCTTTCTCCAACAACTTGGTTTGATACTCGGATTTGACTTTCAGAATGATTTGCTGAATGTACTTGCGGTCGGGACACTTGGGTTTAGGTTCGTTACGGTCGAAATCCCAATTCGACGGATGTACCGACACGCCTAAACTCTTCATCGTCCGCTTGCGGTCTTTTGTGATGCGCAACATAAGCGGATGCTCCCCGTTGGCGAGGGTTTTGCTTTTGAAGCAAATAACTGAAATGGTGGCGTCCATAGCCTTTTGGCGGTTTACGCCACGGTTTACACACCCCGTGTAAACCAACGCAAAAACGGGATCAGAAGCCACGAATCAATCAACCGCCAACAAACGAAAAAGGCTCGATAATCATCAGATTACCAAACCTTTTCATCAGTCGGGGTGACTGGATTCGAACCAGCGACCACACGCCCCCCAGAGGAGTTATCTCAATATTTTAATTTTCATAATCAATTACAAATCATTATATTTGCATCAAATACAAACAGTTGAAAAATCCATCTTTTTATAGTTGTTTAGATTAGTTGTGTTCCAGCTGTGTTCCATTAAATTTTTGAACTTACTATGAGCTCGACTTTACATTTTCAACCTCGCTTCGACAACCCTGATAGCAAGGGGCGTTATGCCATTCGGCTATGTATCACCAAATGCAGGCGACGAAAATACATAGCTCTCAAGATTTTTGCAGACCCTGAATTCTGGGACAAAGATAATGAAACATTTATCATCCAAACCAAATTAAAAGATCCACAACAAAAAGCCGCAAATAAACAACGTATCTGTGACAATGCTCTGCTGGAGCGTTATAAAGTTCGCGCAAGGGAAATTATTGAGAAATTTGAACTTTCACACAAAGACTGGACATTGAATCAGTTTGAGGATGCATTTGTAAATACATCAAAACAGAACAAATTCAAACCTTATTTAGAGAATCATATCCGAACTCTTCAAGAAACCGGACATATCGGAAATGCCGCCTGTTATTCAGAGACACTCCGCATGCTACAACATTACGATCCCAAATTAGGACAACGTCTGTTCCCTGACATAGACCTAAAATACGTTAATGGCTTCGACATATATTTACAAAAACGAGGCAACAAAGGCAATACCCGGAAATATTATCTCAAAGCCTTACGAGCCATCCTGAATCGGGCAATTCAAGAAGGAGAAGCATCCAGCGATACCTATCCATTCGGAAAAGGTAAATTTGAGATTGCCAAGTTAGAAGAGGTTACAGCCAAACGGTACCTATCAAGCGACACGTTCGAAATGATCAAATCGACTCAGGCACACAATCCACAAGCGGAATACGCGCGACAGCTTTTTCTCTTTTCCTATTATTGCTTCGGAATGTCATTCATCGATATGGCCTACTTGACCTCAGATAATATCGTCAGCCAAAACGGAATTGACTATATCATTTACAAGCGGCACAAGATTCAACATCAAAAGAATGTTGTTCCAATTCATATTCAACTCAATGAATCAATTCAAGCACTCTTAAAAACACTTCGGGATGAATCACCGACAGTCGACGATTTTCTACTTCCGATTGTTACTTGTGCAGGTTATTCCGGAGAGAAACTTTACAACCACATCCGGGGACGTTATCGGAAATACAGTAAATATCTGAATCTGCTGGCAGAGGAATTTAATATACAAGAACTTCGCTTGACCAGTTATGTCAGCCGACATACCATGGCAATGACGATGCAGCGTAATAAAATTCAACGGGATGTGATTTCCCAGGTATTGGGACATGCTGACCTAAAAACAACGAACGTTTATCTCGATAGCTTTGATAACAGCGTCGTAGATGAAGCAGCAAGAGTCCTATAAATAACGACACCTAAATTTTGATTTTGGCCTTTAATATACTACTGCCATCTTAAAAAATTCGTTTCTAGTCTAAAATTTGCTATATTTACACAAAATTTTCGAGTATGGACGAAAGATTTGCCGCCCTAAAGAAATACAATTTCTGGGATGGAAATGTTCCGGCGACTGGATTTCCCCGGATACATTACACAAACAAAATTGCAGAATACATCGGCAATAAACTGGTTAAAGTATTGGTGGGCCAACGCCGATCAGGGAAAAGCTATCTCCTGCGACAGATAGCCCAACGCCAGATAAAGGCAGGAGCCGATCCAAGAAACGTATTCTATATCAACAAAGAATTCACGGATTTCGATTTCTTAACGGACTATAAAGAATTAGAAAAACTCCTGAAATTATATAGAGCCGAATTAAAGCCCAAAGGAAAAGTCTGGCTATTCATCGACGAAATTCAGAACATAGATGGCTGGGAACATTTCGTAAACTCACATTCCCAAGATTTCATTGACGATTACGAAATATTTGTCAGTGGTTCAAACTCAAAAATGCTTTCTGGAGAATTAGCAACGCTGCTATCTGGACGCTATATATCATTCGAAGTATTCCCGTTGAGTTTCAATGAATATATTGGCATCACACACAAAGAATTCTCCAAAGCAAACTACATAGATTACATGGAGGACGGAGCCCTGCCTGAACTCTTCATGTTGCCGAATGAAGAAACAAAGCGTAATTATGTATCAGCCATTAAAGATACCGTTCTCCTCCGAGATATAATTCAACGGCATAATATCAAAGATGCCAAACTGTTGGAGGATATCTTCGTCTATTTAGTAAACAATGCCTCCTGTTTGATTTCGATAACCGGCATTACCAACTATTTCAAGAGCAACGGTCGTAGAGTGTCTTACGATACCGTTTCAAACTACATCGGATATATCGAAGACGCTTTTATGATACATAAGGCCGAGCGATACGACATTCGGGGGAAGGATACGATTTCAGGAAATTGCAAATATTACATCAATGACCTTGCTTTTAAAAATTACCTCTATCCCGGATTCGGATACGGCATCGGCTACAAACTGGAAAACCTGGTCTATCTGGAACTTCGCCGGGCAGGTTTCAAGGTTTATGTGGGCACGGTCCAAAATAAAGAAGTAGATTTCGTAGCCTGGAAAGGCGATAGAACCATCTACTTGCAATGTACATATGCCATGACTGAAGAGGCGACCATCCGTCGAGAATATGCCCCACTAGAAGCGATTCAAGATAATTTTGAAAAAATCGTCGTATCACTCGACGATGTGGCTTTCCCATCGAACAACGGAATCCGACATCTCCAAGCCTGGCATCTTGAGGAACTATTCTAATACAGATCGCTAACGTATCATCTTACAAAACCAATCGAGGAGAAATGAATTTTTTCCTCGATTTTTTAGTCCTTATAATTTGGATAACCTACTTAATTATTTTTATATTTGCATAATAATCAACATTATACAACAATATAAATCATTCTACCACTCGCATCGTAAAATGGAAAATCATCAATTCTCAAATTTACGTTGAACATGCATACTCCGGAACCCAAATTATCATATAAGGATTTTATAGCGCGCTATTATCCAACAGAAAAAGACATGCTTGACTTCATTGTAAAAGCCAAATTTAAAGGAACATTTATGTGCCTTAAATGTGGCGCCATTCGTAATATATGTCGTCAAAAATACGATGCCAAAAAATTGTACTGTTTCAATAAAGATTGCCTATCGGAATTCTCGATACTTCAATCGACAATGTTCGCACATACGCATATAGATCTTCGTATTTGGTTCTACATTATTTACCTCCTCAAAATTGAGAATATAAATACTCCTGCTCTCAAATTACAAGACATGGTAGGTATCAAATCGTATAAGAGCATACTTCGAATCAAAAAGGTCATTCTAAAAGTTCTTGAAAAGCCGGAGAAAAAAAATGAAGATGATCTCGAGATAGTCAGAGAATTCACCGCAAATTTTCACTAATCTATTTTTTCTTTTATTCCCAAGCGCAAAGGGTATAATTCTTCCACAACCAAGCACAAAGTATATATTTTCTATTTTCCCAAGCGTAAAGTATATAATATTACACACATAGAGATAATAAGACCAACTTTAACGCTATTTTGAACAACAAAAGGCTCAAAAATTTTCGGAAGAGGCCGAATATGCGTGGATATAGTAAGTCATCAAAAAAACGACATAGTCAATGACAAATTTTAGCATCTCACCCGACTCGCCCATCGCAATGATGACGGTTGGACAATTAAAAGCAGCGATTACCGAATGCTTGCAGAACGCAGGCAAGATGTCAAATGCAGAACCGGTCCCAGAACTCATGGATACGGCCGAGGTCGCGACACTTACTGGCTACAGCAAGTCGACTATCTACCAACTGACCTCGACGCACCAGATTCCGTTCCACCGACCTGCACACGGCGGACGCAAAATTGTTTTCAAGCGTTCGGAAATCTTAGCCTGGATGCAGGCGGAAAAAATCCAGACTATCGATGAGTATTGTAATTCACAAAACCTGTAAGCCGATGGTCCCTGTTCAACCCCAATTAATGGCCCCTAATTCTTATTATCATGAGAATATACTTGATGATGTAAATAACAATAAAAATGGTACTCATTTTTTAGTACCGACAAAGAGATAGTCGGTACTAAAAAAAATGAGAGTAACTGAAGGTAGAATGAGACGAACCCCTTTTAACGAAACCCATTATGAGCAATAATAACCCTTCCTATAAGGTTTCCCTTTTCAGGAACTTCCGGGAAACTTATCCCGTAGCTACTATCGAGCTTGGCTCTTGGCTCTGCTCCGATGAGTTCCGCCTCCCCATTGAGGCCATCCGTAAAAGCCAAAACCCGGAGGAACGCCGGGCACTCAAAGCATCCCTGCCTTGCATTACGCCCAGCGGGATCTTTCAGCAACGGAATGCCAATCAGCTCATCCAGCATAGCGGGCTGTTGTGCATCGACATCGATGGAGCCGAGAACCCACATATCTCGGACTGGGAAGTCCTCAAACAGGAGGTAGCTTCCTTCCCTGGCCTTTATTACGCAGGTTTGTCAGCAAGCGGCCGCGGCATATTCCTTCTGATCAAAATTGCGAATCCGCAACGACACGATGTCTACTTCCGCGCTATTGCCGAAGACTTAAAGAAACAGGGGATAATCGTAGATATGCACTGTCGAGACTTAGCCCGTTTGCGAGGGGCTAGTTATGATCCTCACCCGGTGCTTATACCAGTTCCAGAGGCATACTGCAAGATGGTCTATCAACGTCCGAATATCCGGCTCCATGTGCCTATCTCTTGCTCTGGACGCAGCGATACGACCGCCCACCGTGTCGAGCGGCTGTTATCACTGATCGAACGAACGAATACGAACATCGCTGATGACTACGATACTTGGCTGCGAATCGGATGTTCTCTGGCTTCAGAGTACGGAGAGAGTGGCCGTAGGTACTTCCATACGGTCAGCCGCCAGTCCGCAAAATACCACCCCACTCAATGCGACCGGCAATACGACCACTGCATGCTCAACTGTTCAAAGTCATCTATCGGAACATTCTTTTTCATTTGCAAAAGTTTTAACCTAACTTTAAGTATTTAATTATGAGAAAATTAACACTAACAAAACCGAAAAGTTTCGTGATGTATGCCGACATGCTCGGTTGTTTTGAAGCACTCTCTCCTGAAGAGTGCAAAGACCTGATTATTGGTATTTTCAAGTACCACATAGATGGACAGTTCTCCAGTTCCAATCGGATCGTCCAGATTGCCTTTGAACAAATGCGACCACATTTCGATCGCAACGCCGCCAAATATCAGGCGACCTGCGAAAGAAAACGGGAATGGGCTGAAAAGCAGCATCTGAAGCACAAGACAAAAGCATCGAAGAACGAGCAAAATAGCAATTCAGCAAATAACGAATCACTAAACAACGAACCATGGTAAGAAGACATTATTCGTCTTTTGACGAACTACTGCAAGTAATGAAGGAAAGCAAATTACCGGTCCCCACTGCACTGCAAGAAATTCAGGAAATTAAGGTCCCTGATGCAACGAAGTGGCTAAAAGTATTCTGTGCAGAAATTTACAGGCGCATGGGAATTGCCCCTAAGTGGCAACCTGAATATGATCAGATTGCCAACTGGTTGGCAGACAACCAGCACAAAGGTCTTGTGCTCTGGGGTGATCCGGGACGGGGAAAAACAACCTTCGTAAGATTCATCCTACCGGCAATTTTTACATGGCAAGGTATTGCCTCCAAATGGGTTGGGGATGAAAGTGAGCTTGAAACTCCCGACGACCTTCAGTCTGAGATTGTAACTTTAAAGTCTAAACGGGCAATCTTCATCACTCATGTTGGCGAAGACCGAACCGGGAAAGAGCGTTCGCTGTCTCCATTCGACAAGCTCATCCGGGAAGCCGAGCGACGTGGGATACTGATCGTCATCTCTACGGATTGTACGATTAGCGAATTGGAGGAAAAATATGGAACGGTGACTATTCGGCGCCTGAAGAGCATCACCCATGGAATCAAGGTCTCGGAAGCAAACTTGACAAACAAGTATCCGTTACCGAAGGAAAAGCCTCAGCAGGAACAAGCGCAGCAAACTGACACATCAACAACTGCACCAGCCAATGAGTCAGTAGCTCCTGAGGGAGTAGAGCCTACGGCCGTCCATGAGGCCTCAAACAGTTCCACTGGTACCGTATCTCCGACACAATCGGACGTGGCTTAGGCGTATCAGCCAAAGTCTGTCAAACGGGCTGAAAACGCCTACCGCTTTTCAGCCCACCTGACTCCAGTCACTCCGGGAGGATGTATTGATTCATCCTCCCGGTTTTCTTTTTGGAACTCCGGATACCCCGCTGTCGAAATGATTCCAGCACATCCTTTCCCAAAATCTATTGCACGTCTGAGCGTATCGTCTGGCTAAAGATTTGGGAAACCGGATATTTATTTCGATATTTGCGTTACGATATCGTCGTAATCAATAAAGCGTAATAATATGAAGCCGAACAATCCATTTCTCATTTCAGGCTATTACAGTCCTGAATACTTCTGCAATCGTGTAAAGGAGACGCAGACAATCACTGACGCCCTTTATAACGGACGCAACATCACGTTGATCGCTCCACGGCGTATGGGTAAGACCGGGCTTATCAAGCATGTTTTCCATCGGCTCAAAGAGCAGCAGGCGGATATTGTAACGCTCTACATGGACATCTATTCGACACAGAACCTCGGCGATTTCGTGCGTCTTTTCGCCACTACCGTACTAGGCCAATTGGACTCCGCTCCGCAGAAAGCCCTGAGCCGCGTAGCGCAGTTCATCAAGAGCTGTCGTCCGGTCTTTATGTTCGACGAACTGACCGGACAACCGAAAGTAACCATCGAAATCGCTCCGGCCACGGAAGAGGCGACCCTGAAGGAGATCTTCGACTACCTGAAATCTTCCGACAGGCGTTGTTATATCGCCATCGACGAGTTTCAGCAGATCACCGAATATCCTGAAAAGGGGGTTGAAGCGTTGCTACGCTCCTATATTCAGTTTATACCAAATGTGAATTTCATCTTTGCCGGAAGCAAGCAACACGTCATGCAGGAGATGTTCCTGTCGGCAAAAAAGCCCTTCTACCAAAGTACGCAGACCTTCTCCATAGATCAGATCGAACGAAATGCCTATTATGATTTCGCCGCCGGCTTTTTCGCATTACAACACCGCGAACTCACGCGTTCGACCTTCGATACGATTTATGATCGTTTCGACGGGCATACATGGTATATCCAAAGCATTTTGAATCGCCTGTACGGTTATTCGGCTGTCATCGACAAGAAGCTGGCAGCTTATGCCGTCGCGGAAATCATCGAAGAATCTACTTATGTCTACGAGAATCTGCTCAAGGCCTACCCTGCCGGAAGCGTCCGCCTGCTTAAGGCCATTGCGTCGGAAGGATGCGTGAAGGAGATTCTTTCCGGCGATTTTATCGCCAGGCATAGGCTCAAGGCTGCCAGCAGCGTAAACAGCGCCATCAAGAAACTGGTAAGCAGCGAGATGGTCTATAAAACCGAGGCCGGTTATATTGTTTACGACCGCTTTATGGGCGAGTGGCTTCGCAACCGGGGATTCTGAGTCCGGTTTTTTTTCTTTAAGCAAAATCAGGTTAAGGGGTTGTTGCAGTTTGTCCAAAGATCGTTTTCGGGGGACAAACATAGAACCCCACTTCGGGCGAGACGATCTCCATGAATTCCCGGTGTGCAAGTATTTTGCGGTAGAATTCATTGGTCGGGGCCAGGTAGTAGCTGAACAGCGACCATCCGTCATGCTGTTCTGCCTCCTCCTGTGAATGGTGCAACGGCAATGCCCGCAGGTATTGCGGCTGCTCTCCGGTGCATTTTATTACGATACGACGCGGCGGAATATCCGGATAGGTCGTGATGCCGATGGAGGTTGCCAGATGCTCCTCGGCCGAGAAACCTTTGGGCATGCGAAATGTCTGCCCGGAAATCGCGAGTCGCTGAATCCGGTCCAGAGCATAGACCTTTATTTGCTGGTTCTCTTGGGTCGGACCATATACATACCATCGCCGTTCGTAGAGCTTCACAAAATAGGGTAGCAGTTGTATATGCTGGGACTCTTCCAAGTAAAACGGATGATATTCGATCTC is a window encoding:
- a CDS encoding AAA family ATPase; its protein translation is MKPNNPFLISGYYSPEYFCNRVKETQTITDALYNGRNITLIAPRRMGKTGLIKHVFHRLKEQQADIVTLYMDIYSTQNLGDFVRLFATTVLGQLDSAPQKALSRVAQFIKSCRPVFMFDELTGQPKVTIEIAPATEEATLKEIFDYLKSSDRRCYIAIDEFQQITEYPEKGVEALLRSYIQFIPNVNFIFAGSKQHVMQEMFLSAKKPFYQSTQTFSIDQIERNAYYDFAAGFFALQHRELTRSTFDTIYDRFDGHTWYIQSILNRLYGYSAVIDKKLAAYAVAEIIEESTYVYENLLKAYPAGSVRLLKAIASEGCVKEILSGDFIARHRLKAASSVNSAIKKLVSSEMVYKTEAGYIVYDRFMGEWLRNRGF
- a CDS encoding WYL domain-containing protein; this encodes MSSNLFHRYIWLADTIYRAGRITFAELNRRWLRNSMSEGKPIPLRTFHKHREAVEEFFDIRIACYKPTNEYYIENKSELVENDVSRWLLNSFSASNMVHENKSIRNRILIEDVPSALQHLTDILEAMRENRVLEIEYHPFYLEESQHIQLLPYFVKLYERRWYVYGPTQENQQIKVYALDRIQRLAISGQTFRMPKGFSAEEHLATSIGITTYPDIPPRRIVIKCTGEQPQYLRALPLHHSQEEAEQHDGWSLFSYYLAPTNEFYRKILAHREFMEIVSPEVGFYVCPPKTIFGQTATTP